From the genome of Corallococcus macrosporus DSM 14697:
GCAAGACGTCGGTGTTGCACGCGCTCGCCCAGGCGCTGCGCGCGCCCACCGCGAGCGAGGCCGAGCAGGCCCGCCCCTTCTACTTCCTGGACGGGAGCCGCCTCATCGCTGGCGAGGGCTTCGCGGGGGACTGGCAGCAGCAGGTGCTGCGCGCCTTCCGGGAAGCCACCGATGCCCGGGCCCTGCTCTCCCTGGGCCACGCCGTGGAGCTGCTGGACGCGGGCAAGAGCGCGCACAGCGATGAGAACGTGGCCCAGTTGCTGCTGCCGCTGCTCGCGACGCGCGAGGTGGCCGTCGTGGCCGAGGCCACGGAGGAGACGTGGGCCCAGGTGGAGCGGCGCAACACGAGCTTCGCCCGGCTCTTCTCCGTGGTGCGCGTCGCGGAGCCCACCCCGGAGGCCCTCACCCGCATCCTCGCGAAGGTGGCGGAGGACGAGGCCACCAGCGCCCTGGAGGTCCGCGCGGAAGCGCTCGACGAGGCGCGCTTCCTCTGCCGCCGCTTCCTGCCCTACGGCGCCCAGGTGGGCAACGCCGTGGCCTTCCTGCGCCGGTTGATGGCCTCCAGCGCGCAGGCCTCGCGCCCCGTCGTCACGCGCCTGGAGGCCATCCGGCAGTTCGCCTCCGAGTCAGGCATCCCGGAAGCCCTGCTCCGCGACGACGTGCCCCTGGACGCGGCGCAGGTGCGCGCCTTCCTCTCCGCCCGCGTGCTGGGCCAGGACGCCGCCGTGGAGCGCTCCGCCTCGGTGGTCTCCGTCCTCAAGGCGGGCCTGGCGGATGTGCGGCGCCCGCTGGGCGTCCTCCTCTTCGTGGGCCCCACGGGCGTGGGCAAGACGGAGCTGTCCAAGGCGCTGGCGGAGCTGCTCTTCGGCGCGAAGGAGCGCATGGTCCGCCTGGACATGGGGGAGTACGCCGGCCCGGACGCGCTGCTGCGGCTGTTGGGAGATGGCGAGACGCCCGGCCACCTCTCCTCGGCGGTGCGCCGTCAGCCCTTCTGCGTCGTACTTCTGGACGAGGTGGAGAAGGCCCACCCCGCCGTGCATGACGCGCTGCTGGGCGTGCTGGGCGAGGGCCGCCTCACGGACGCCTCCGGCCGCTTCACCGACTTCCGCAACGCGCTCATCATCCTCACCAGCAACCTGGGCGCGGACACGCTGCGCGCTCGCGTGGGCTTCGACGCCTCGGGTGGCGCGCCCGACCTGGCCGGCCTCCGCGCGCACTACCTCGCCGAGGTGCAGCGGTTCTTCCGGCCGGAGCTGTTCAACCGGCTGGATGACGTGGTGGTCTTCTCCCCCCTGCCGGAGGCCTTGCTGCGCCGCCTGGTGGTGCGCGAGGTGGACGCCGTGTGCCGCCGCCCGGGCCTCTCCCTGCACGACGCGGTGCTGGAGGTGACCCCCGCCGCGCAGGACTGGCTCGCCGTGCGCGGCTTCGACGCGCGCTATGGCGCCCGGCCGCTGAAGCGCGCCCTGGAGCGGGAGCTGGTGGTGCCCGTCTCCGACTGGCTCGCGGCCCATCCGCGCGGGGGCCCGGCGCGCCTCACGGTCGACGCCGGTGAGAAGGGGCTGCACCTGCGCGCGGAGAGCGTGGGCGGCGAGGCGGAGGGCGTGGGGCGGGAGGCCATCGAGCGCATCCTGGAGGACGCCGCCACCGTCCGCGCGGAGGTGCAGCGCTGGAGCCGCTGTCCCCCCATGGTCTCCCTGCGGCGGGGGCTGAGCGTCTTCGACAAGGTCTCCCGCCAGGCCGCCTTCTGGGAGGAGCGCGAGCTGGCGGAGGCAGACGCTCGCAAGTCTTCGGAGGCGCGCGAGCTGGACAAGGCCCTGCTGGCGTGTGTCCAGCAGGCGGAGGCCATCGAGGACCTCCTCTTCGAGGCGCACCTGTCGCGCGCCGTGGAGCAGGCGGACTCCCTGCGCCGGGAGGTGCGCCAGTTGAAGGCGACCTTCGAGCGCGTCCGGGAGCGCATCTACACCTCCCTCTTCCCGCATACGCGCGGCGCGACGCTCTGCCTGGTGCCGGGACGCG
Proteins encoded in this window:
- a CDS encoding AAA family ATPase, encoding MNFRFQCWLQRHVSGRVTLTPLALRHLAVHADTLEAAVEELTLALDDQLSRVHPRRVPEFIRPTEGTLHPLTVPAIPVWGETETELAPLSLSTVVAPTLQSFVGLHAPRLEAHLWFQATELPADTVERLAERLDGMSDALRLSLRPDDAESLMDIEVRATPTALAALTPRELHRDLRPPPRPPDAPAEPDADERDDDEDALDQDTWEPRRRSHPRDAGSRPTTPPPTPTLDSVGVPWHRLAQEGQLDAAHEQDALVTLLRTRLGARDAEAVVLVGPSGVGKTSVLHALAQALRAPTASEAEQARPFYFLDGSRLIAGEGFAGDWQQQVLRAFREATDARALLSLGHAVELLDAGKSAHSDENVAQLLLPLLATREVAVVAEATEETWAQVERRNTSFARLFSVVRVAEPTPEALTRILAKVAEDEATSALEVRAEALDEARFLCRRFLPYGAQVGNAVAFLRRLMASSAQASRPVVTRLEAIRQFASESGIPEALLRDDVPLDAAQVRAFLSARVLGQDAAVERSASVVSVLKAGLADVRRPLGVLLFVGPTGVGKTELSKALAELLFGAKERMVRLDMGEYAGPDALLRLLGDGETPGHLSSAVRRQPFCVVLLDEVEKAHPAVHDALLGVLGEGRLTDASGRFTDFRNALIILTSNLGADTLRARVGFDASGGAPDLAGLRAHYLAEVQRFFRPELFNRLDDVVVFSPLPEALLRRLVVREVDAVCRRPGLSLHDAVLEVTPAAQDWLAVRGFDARYGARPLKRALERELVVPVSDWLAAHPRGGPARLTVDAGEKGLHLRAESVGGEAEGVGREAIERILEDAATVRAEVQRWSRCPPMVSLRRGLSVFDKVSRQAAFWEERELAEADARKSSEARELDKALLACVQQAEAIEDLLFEAHLSRAVEQADSLRREVRQLKATFERVRERIYTSLFPHTRGATLCLVPGRGAWSKVRLLAAAYETWAEQNGLEKKRCLLTVPARKPGEKGPRTQQPPQWRWADKEDLDKLEVQPLAYALQVKGGASALRLAGEHGMHRFIEGSQVSMVHADFVPQAHVPVTLSPLETLQQRRPRKEIRQVRLSGSGTGEGTLLDLRTGVQQRFGPGGLTLEPLMAPWMQWRVFNGQHED